A genomic region of Jaculus jaculus isolate mJacJac1 chromosome 10, mJacJac1.mat.Y.cur, whole genome shotgun sequence contains the following coding sequences:
- the Lrrc4 gene encoding leucine-rich repeat-containing protein 4, whose amino-acid sequence MKLLWQVTVHHTWNAVLLPVVYLTAQVWILCAAFAAAASAGPQNCPSVCSCSNQFSKVVCTRRGLSEVPQGIPSNTRYLNLMENNIQMIQADTFRHLHHLEVLQLGRNSIRQIEVGAFNGLASLNTLELFDNWLTVIPSGAFEYLSKLRELWLRNNPIESIPSYAFNRVPSLMRLDLGELKKLEYISEGAFEGLFNLKYLNLGMCNIKDMPNLTPLVGLEELEMSGNHFPEIRPGSFHGLSSLKKLWVMNSQVSLIERNAFDGLASLVELNLAHNNLSSLPHDLFTPLRYLVELHLHHNPWNCDCDILWLAWWLREYIPTNSTCCGRCHAPMHMRGRYLVEVDQASFQCSAPFIMDAPRDLNITEDRMAELKCRTPPMSSVKWLLPNGTVLSHASRHPRISVLNDGTLNFSQVLLIDTGVYTCMVTNVAGNSNASAYLNVSSAELNTNFSFFTTVTVETTEISPEDTTRKYKPVPTTSTGYQPAYTTSTTVLIQTTRVPKQVVVPATDTSDKMQTSLDEVMKTTKIIIGCFVAVTLLAAAMLIVFYKLRKRHQQRSTVAAARTVEIIQVDEDIPAAASAAATAAPSSVSGEGAVVLPTIHDHINYNTYKPAHGAHWTENSLGNSLHPTVTTISEPYIIQTHTKDKVQETQI is encoded by the coding sequence ATGAAGCTCTTGTGGCAGGTAACtgtgcaccacacctggaatGCCGTCCTGCTCCCCGTCGTCTACCTCACGGCGCAAGTGTGGATTTTGTGTGCGGCCTTCGCTGCGGCCGCTTCAGCCGGGCCCCAGAACTGCCCCTCCGTCTGCTCCTGCAGTAACCAGTTCAGCAAGGTGGTGTGCACCCGCAGGGGCCTCTCTGAGGTCCCGCAGGGTATTCCCTCCAACACCCGGTACCTCAACCTCATGGAAAACAACATCCAGATGATCCAGGCCGACACCTTCCGACACCTCCATCACCTGGAGGTCCTGCAGCTGGGCAGGAACTCCATCCGGCAGATTGAGGTGGGGGCCTTCAATGGTCTGGCCAGCCTCAACACCCTGGAGCTGTTTGACAACTGGCTGACTGTCATTCCCAGTGGGGCCTTTGAGTACCTGTCCAAACTTCGGGAACTCTGGCTCCGCAACAACCCCATAGAAAGCATCCCCTCTTATGCCTTCAACCGCGTGCCCTCCCTCATGCGTCTGGACTTGGGGGAGCTTAAGAAGCTGGAATATATTTCTGAGGGGGCTTTTGAGGGGCTGTTCAACCTCAAGTACCTGAAtttgggcatgtgcaacattaaAGACATGCCCAACCTCACCCCCCTGGTGgggctggaggagctggagaTGTCAGGGAACCACTTTCCTGAAATCAGGCCTGGATCTTTCCATGGCCTAAGCTCCCTCAAGAAACTGTGGGTCATGAACTCGCAAGTTAGCTTGATTGAGCGGAATGCTTTTGACGGGCTGGCCTCCCTTGTGGAACTCAACTTGGCCCACAATAACCTCTCTTCTTTGCCCCATGACCTCTTCACTCCACTGAGGTACCTGGTGGAGTTGCACCTACACCACAATCCTTGGAACTGTGATTGTGACATTCTGTGGCTTGCCTGGTGGCTTCGGGAGTATATACCTACTaattccacctgctgtggccgcTGTCATGCTCCTATGCACATGCGAGGCCGTTACCTGGTGGAGGTGGACCAGGCGTCCTTCCAGTGCTCCGCCCCCTTCATCATGGATGCACCCAGGGACCTCAATATCACTGAGGATCGGATGGCGGAACTTAAGTGTCGGACTCCCCCTATGTCCTCTGTGAAGTGGTTGCTGCCCAATGGGACAGTGCTCAGCCACGCCTCCCGCCACCCACGGATTTCTGTTCTCAATGATGGCACCTTGAacttctcccaagtgctgctcaTAGACACTGGAGTGTACACATGCATGGTGACCAATGTGGCAGGCAACTCCAACGCCTCGGCCTACCTCAATGTGAGCTCGGCCGAGCTCAACACCAACTTCAGCTTCTTCACCACAGTAACAGTGGAGACCACGGAGATCTCGCCCGAGGACACGACGCGGAAGTACAAGCCTGTTCCTACCACGTCCACCGGTTACCAGCCCGCATATACCACCTCTACCACGGTGCTCATTCAGACCACCCGTGTGCCCAAGCAGGTGGTAGTACCCGCGACTGACACTTCTGACAAGATGCAGACCAGCCTGGACGAAGTCATGAAGACCACTAAGATCATCATTGGCTGTTTTGTAGCGGTGACTCTGCTGGCTGCCGCCATGTTGATTGTGTTCTACAAACTTCGCAAGCGGCACCAGCAGCGGAGTACAGTCGCAGCTGCCCGGACAGTTGAGATCATCCAGGTGGATGAAGACATCCCCGCGGCAGCAtctgcagcagcaacagcagctccgTCCAGTGTATCAGGTGAGGGGGCAGTCGTGCTGCCCACAATACATGACCACATTAACTACAACACCTACAAACCAGCACACGGGGCCCACTGGACAGAAAACAGCTTGGGGAACTCTCTGCACCCCACAGTCACTACTATCTCTGAACCTTACATAATTCAGACCCATACCAAGGACAAGGTACAGGAAACTCAAATatga